One window of the Bradyrhizobium sp. NP1 genome contains the following:
- the msrB gene encoding peptide-methionine (R)-S-oxide reductase MsrB: MIDRRILLASVAGLFGLVGLRWLKAAPANAATEKFEVEKTEAEWRAHLTPQQYEILRNHGTERPWSSPLLKEHRKGTFACAGCDLPLFSSETKFESGTGWPSFYQPLDNAVGKTEDRTFGMLRTEVHCRRCGGHLGHVFDDGPKPTGLRYCMDGYALVFHPAAASAS, encoded by the coding sequence ATGATCGATCGCCGCATCCTGCTCGCCTCGGTAGCCGGCCTGTTCGGCCTTGTCGGCCTGCGCTGGCTCAAGGCCGCGCCCGCCAATGCCGCCACCGAGAAGTTCGAGGTCGAAAAGACCGAGGCCGAGTGGCGCGCGCACCTCACGCCGCAGCAATATGAGATCCTGCGTAACCACGGCACCGAACGGCCCTGGTCGAGCCCGCTTCTGAAGGAGCATCGCAAGGGTACCTTCGCCTGCGCCGGCTGCGACCTGCCGCTGTTTTCCTCCGAAACCAAATTCGAGAGCGGCACCGGCTGGCCGAGCTTCTACCAGCCGCTCGACAACGCGGTCGGCAAGACCGAGGACCGCACTTTCGGCATGCTGCGCACCGAGGTGCATTGCCGGCGCTGCGGCGGCCATCTCGGCCACGTCTTCGACGACGGCCCGAAGCCGACCGGCCTGCGCTATTGCATGGACGGCTACGCGCTCGTGTTCCACCCCGCGGCCGCCTCGGCAAGCTAG
- a CDS encoding FAD-binding oxidoreductase, translating into MSEDSTGAAGDADAAVPHERSRLSFDLDVDICIVGAGLAGLTVALEAARLGASVAVLEGRHVGWNASGHQLGTVMPGFSLPLGPLIERIGFEDARELWALSKEGADFVRAHATEEVMPGIGLSEGVLEVSNVDAGDQLISRLQVLNEDFDTEVEGWQVERVRDQLKSGRYFHGIYYPKAFQIDGRNYVHGLARLARRAGARIFEDTPVVSIDASGIRKRIVTPSARLRASHIVLAGNVHLGATLRRLSDTLLPVWRYAAVTAPLGERLQETIAFKGSVGDTDGIDHFRVVDGDRLMWSSPETTWPMPPHYFAGRIRRRIRGIFPTLGDVEIAETWGGAIGQTVHGMPQIGQLRRGLWVASGFGHQGLNTSAMAGQLIARSILWGDDRWRLFSPFELVWAGGATGRVAGYFIHLWGRGSAATAGALARHRERTRAQERIREARLAEANRQAGTRGPRRPQVARPRPAPPRPPARAPANSGEGEARDGR; encoded by the coding sequence ATGAGCGAAGACTCGACCGGCGCGGCTGGGGATGCGGATGCTGCAGTGCCGCATGAGCGTTCGCGGCTTTCCTTCGACCTGGACGTCGATATTTGCATCGTCGGCGCGGGCCTCGCCGGGCTGACTGTCGCGCTGGAGGCCGCGCGGCTCGGCGCCAGCGTCGCGGTGCTCGAAGGCCGGCATGTCGGCTGGAACGCGTCCGGCCATCAGCTCGGCACGGTCATGCCCGGCTTCAGCCTGCCGCTCGGGCCGCTGATCGAGCGCATCGGCTTCGAGGACGCGCGCGAACTCTGGGCGTTGTCGAAGGAGGGCGCGGACTTCGTCCGGGCCCACGCCACCGAGGAGGTGATGCCGGGCATCGGGCTCAGCGAGGGTGTGCTGGAAGTCTCCAATGTCGATGCCGGCGATCAATTGATCAGCCGCCTTCAGGTGTTGAACGAGGATTTTGACACCGAAGTGGAGGGTTGGCAGGTCGAGCGCGTGCGCGACCAGCTCAAGTCCGGCCGCTATTTCCACGGCATCTATTATCCGAAGGCGTTCCAGATCGACGGCCGCAACTATGTCCATGGCCTGGCCCGGCTCGCCCGGCGCGCTGGCGCCCGCATTTTCGAGGACACGCCGGTGGTCTCGATCGACGCCTCCGGCATCCGCAAGCGCATCGTCACGCCGTCGGCGCGGCTGCGCGCGTCCCATATCGTGCTCGCCGGCAACGTCCATCTCGGTGCGACGCTGCGCCGCCTGTCGGATACGTTGCTGCCGGTCTGGCGCTACGCCGCGGTGACGGCGCCGCTCGGCGAGCGCCTTCAGGAGACAATCGCGTTCAAGGGCTCGGTCGGCGACACCGACGGCATCGATCATTTCCGCGTCGTGGACGGCGACCGGCTGATGTGGTCGAGCCCCGAGACCACCTGGCCGATGCCGCCGCATTATTTCGCCGGCCGCATCAGGCGGCGGATTCGCGGCATATTCCCCACTCTCGGCGACGTGGAGATTGCGGAGACCTGGGGCGGCGCCATCGGCCAGACCGTGCACGGCATGCCGCAGATCGGCCAGCTGCGCCGTGGCCTGTGGGTCGCAAGCGGTTTCGGCCATCAGGGACTGAACACCTCGGCGATGGCCGGCCAGTTGATCGCCCGCAGCATCCTGTGGGGCGACGACCGCTGGCGGCTGTTCTCGCCATTCGAGCTGGTCTGGGCTGGCGGCGCGACGGGGCGCGTCGCCGGCTATTTCATCCATCTGTGGGGCCGCGGCAGCGCCGCGACCGCCGGTGCTCTGGCCCGTCACCGCGAACGGACGCGGGCGCAGGAGCGGATCCGCGAGGCGCGGCTGGCCGAGGCCAATCGGCAGGCCGGCACGCGTGGCCCGCGCCGGCCGCAGGTCGCCCGGCCGCGACCGGCACCGCCGCGGCCGCCGGCGCGCGCGCCCGCGAATTCCGGAGAGGGCGAGGCGCGGGACGGGCGCTGA